The following are encoded in a window of Torulaspora globosa chromosome 4, complete sequence genomic DNA:
- a CDS encoding type I glyceraldehyde-3-phosphate dehydrogenase, protein MEDRRIFVGINGFGRIGRLVLRAALAHPEIEVKLINNPSTTPEYAAYLFKYDSTHGRYPGEVEHDDQSVTITPPPNVLGGRKPQRILFSHQREPENIPWSEKGVQYVIDATGIFKEADSASRHQKVRRVIVTAPSKTVPMYVYGVNHEEYDPKKDFIVSNASCTTNCLGPLVKCLHENFTIEDALMTTVHATTASQKTVDGTSSGGKDWRGGRSCQGNIIPSSTGAAKAVTKVLPDLEGKITGMSIRVPTINISLVDLTFRTRKDTSYAEIIATLEKHSKGDLKGILGVTHESVVSSDFISDPRSSIVDATAGIELNKNFFKICSWYDNEFGYSSRVVDLLRHIAHADMDCSNGLPYTI, encoded by the coding sequence ATGGAGGATCGGCGTATCTTTGTCGGTATTAATGGCTTTGGCCGTATAGGAAGGCTTGTGTTGCGTGCCGCGCTGGCGCATCCGGAGATAGAAGTtaaattgatcaacaaCCCATCGACTACGCCCGAATACGCCGCTTATCTGTTCAAGTACGATTCTACTCACGGAAGGTATCCTGGGGAGGTGGAACACGACGATCAGTCGGTCACAATAACGCCTCCACCGAATGTTTTGGGCGGCAGGAAGCCGCAAAGGATCCTTTTCTCTCACCAGAGAGAGCCGGAGAACATTCCTTGGTCGGAGAAGGGCGTCCAATATGTGATTGACGCGACCGGCATTTTCAAGGAGGCGGACTCGGCTAGCAGACATCAGAAGGTGAGGAGAGTGATCGTCACGGCGCCGTCCAAGACGGTTCCTATGTACGTATACGGGGTGAACCATGAGGAGTACGATCCGAAGAAAGACTTTATTGTATCGAACGCGTCATGCACCACCAATTGTCTTGGTCCTCTTGTGAAATGTCTCCATGAGAATTTTACGATTGAGGACGCGCTCATGACCACGGTACATGCCACCACGGCGTCGCAAAAGACCGTCGATGGGACCTCGAGCGGCGGGAAAGACTGGAGAGGCGGCAGATCCTGCCAGGGGAACATAATACCCTCGTCAACCGGGGCAGCCAAGGCTGTGACTAAGGTGCTTCCTGATCTCGAGGGCAAGATCACTGGTATGTCCATCCGAGTGCCCACCATCAACATCTCGCTCGTGGACCTCACCTTCCGCACCCGGAAGGACACTTCTTACGCTGAGATAATCGCCACGTTGGAGAAACACTCCAAGGGCGACCTGAAGGGAATCCTCGGGGTAACCCATGAGTCTGTGGTCTCCTCAGACTTCATATCCGATCCAAGGTCCTCGATCGTCGATGCCACCGCTGGCATCGAGCTCAacaagaacttcttcaagatctgcaGTTGGTATGACAACGAGTTTGGCTACTCCTCCCGTGTCGTAGACCTGCTTAGACACATAGCTCATGCCGATATGGACTGTTCCAACGGACTTCCCTATACTATTTaa
- a CDS encoding putative hydroxyacid dehydrogenase (ancestral locus Anc_8.146): MKPTILFVAHPDDRSQILHSKPFQDRFECLHHEVTTKESLYSFLKEHSKSHRIVAIYGGYPAFHPLGGLTREIIYNEWFPRETLQCLALCSRGYNGFDLEALRENGIMLFNFQDQICDTDSERDQGGNDVADCVLWHVLEGFRKFSFQQEILRADGDTYVARNHGAMKNDNSWEFGHRLSSDGSLLVRSPRGKKCLILGFGSVGQQIAYKLHHGLGMQIHYCRRTEPQIPDANGWIYHSFDDELKAQLRQFSVIVVALPGNSDTYHLIDKEFLSHCDGPNLTLINVGRGSIVNSDDIESALQRRQLRHFGADVFYREPKVDQLLLQEHKMVSITPHLGSSTEEVFYQSCELALRNIIECLDGSLSRVSQASRIV, from the coding sequence ATGAAGCCAACTATATTGTTTGTGGCACATCCAGACGACAGATCGCAAATCTTACACTCCAAGCCGTTTCAAGATCGCTTTGAATGCCTTCACCACGAAGTGACCACCAAGGAATCCTTGTATAGCTTTCTCAAGGAGCACTCAAAAAGCCACAGGATAGTGGCAATCTACGGTGGATACCCAGCGTTTCACCCCTTGGGAGGTCTTACCCGTGAAATTATCTACAATGAGTGGTTTCCGCGCGAGACATTGCAATGTTTGGCGTTGTGTTCGAGAGGTTACAACGGGTTCGATCTAGAGGCGCTACGCGAGAATGGCATCATGTTGTTCAATTTCCAGGACCAGATATGTGACACGGACTCCGAGAGAGACCAAGGCGGCAACGACGTTGCCGACTGCGTGCTGTGGCACGTCCTGGAAGGATTTCGGAAATTCTCGTTCcagcaagagatcttgcGCGCCGATGGCGACACTTATGTGGCCAGGAACCACGGCGCCATGAAAAACGACAATTCCTGGGAGTTCGGCCATCGATTGAGTAGCGACGGCTCGCTGCTTGTCCGATCTCCGCGCGGAAAAAAATGCCTGATACTGGGATTTGGTAGTGTGGGCCAACAGATCGCCTACAAGCTGCATCACGGGCTCGGGATGCAAATTCACTACTGCAGAAGAACGGAACCACAGATCCCGGATGCCAACGGCTGGATTTATCATAGTTTCGATGACGAACTCAAGGCGCAACTCCGGCAGTTCAGCGTGATCGTCGTAGCACTGCCGGGAAACTCAGACACCTATCACCTCATAGACAAGGAATTCCTTTCCCATTGCGACGGGCCCAACCTGACTCTAATCAACGTGGGTAGAGGTTCTATTGTCAACTCAGACGACATAGAGTCAGCGCTGCAGCGGCGTCAATTGAGACACTTCGGCGCCGATGTCTTCTACAGAGAGCCCAAAGTGGATCAACTGCTGCTACAAGAGCACAAAATGGTCAGCATCACGCCTCATTTGGGTAGCAGCACGGAAGAGGTTTTCTACCAGAGCTGTGAACTCGCCTTGCGCAACATTATCGAGTGCCTAGACGGTTCGCTATCGCGTGTCAGCcaggcttcaagaatagTTTAG